One Physeter macrocephalus isolate SW-GA chromosome 10, ASM283717v5, whole genome shotgun sequence DNA window includes the following coding sequences:
- the REPS1 gene encoding ralBP1-associated Eps domain-containing protein 1 isoform X1 translates to MEGLTLSDAEQKYYSDLFSYCDSESTKKVAAHGRVLELFRAAQLPSDVVHQIMELCGATRLGYFGRSQFYIALKLVAVAQSGFPLRVESINTVKDLPLPRFVASKNDQESRHAASYSSDSENQGSYSGVIPPPPGRGQVKKVSTSHDTVQPRTSADQQEPVSPVVSPQQSPPTSPHTWRKHSRHPSGGNSERPLAGPGPFWSPFGEAQSGSSSGDAVWSGHSPPPPQENWVSFADTPPTSTLLTMHPASVQDQTTVRTVASATTANEIRRQSSSYDDPWKITDEQRQYYVNQFKTIQPDLNGFIPGSAAKEFFTKSKLPILELSHIWELSDFDKDGALTLDEFCAAFHLVVARKNGYDLPEKLPESLMPKLIDLEDSADVGDQPGEVGYSGSPAEAPPSKSPSMPSLNQTWPELNQSSEQWETFSERSSSSQTLTQFDSNIAPADPDTAIVHPVPIRMTPSKIHMQEMELKRTGSDHTNPTSPLLVKTSDLSEENKINSSVKFASGNTVADGYSSSDSFTSDPEQIGNNVTRQRSHSGMSPDNTAPPPPPPRPQPSHSRSSSLDMNRTFSVTTDLCVHTGQQQAGVVAQPPAVPPRPQPSQAPGPVVHRPVDADGLITHTSTSPQQIPEQPNFADFSQFEVFAASNVNEEQDDEAEKHPEVLPVEKASDPASSLRVAKTDSKIEEKTAASAPANVSKGTTPLAPPPKPVRRRLKSEDELRPEVDEHTQKTGVLAAVLASQPSIPRSVGKDKKAIQASIRRNKETNTVLARLNSELQQQLKDVLEERISLEVQLEQLRPFSHL, encoded by the exons ATTATGGAGCTTTGTGGTGCAACTAGACTTGGTTATTTTGGAAGAAGTCAGTTCTATATTGCTTTGAAACTTGTAGCTGTTGCCCAGTCTGGCTTTCCTTTAAGAGTGGAAAGTATAAATACAG TAAAGGACCTTCCTCTGCCAAGATTTGTTGCTTCAAAGAATGACCAGGAATCTCGTCATGCAGCCTCATATTCTTCAGATTCTGAAAATCAAGGGTCTTATTCTGGTGTAATTCCCCCACCACCGGGCAGGGGGCAAGTGAAAAAGGTATCCACAAGCCATGATACTGTCCAGCCTCGTACATCTGCAGATCAGCAG GAACCTGTATCCCCAGTAGTTTCGCCACAGCAGTCTCCACCAACTTCTCCACACACATGGAGGAAGCACAGCCGCCATCCCAGTGGAGgaaacagtgagaggcctctTGCAGGACCTGGGCCATTTTGGTCTCCCTTTGGTGAAGCACAATCAg GTTCTTCTTCTGGTGACGCAGTATGGTCAGGGCACTCTCCACCTCCACCTCAAGAAAATTGGGTCAGTTTTGCAGATACCCCACCAACCAGTACTCTTTTAACCATGCATCCTGCTTCTGTCCAG GACCAGACAACAGTACGAACTGTAGCATCAGCTACAACTGCCAATGAAATTCGTAGGCAATCCAGTAGTTATGACGATCCCTGGAAAATAACAGATGAACAAAGACAGTATTATGTAAATCAATTTAAAACCATTCAGCCTGATCTAAACGGATTTATTCCAG GATCTGCAGCTAAAGAGTTTTTTACAAAATCAAAACTTCCTATTCTTGAACTTTCTCATATTTG GGAGCTCTCAGACTTTGATAAAGATGGAGCCTTGACACTGGATGAGTTTTGTGCTGCTTTTCATCTGGTAGTTGCTAGGAAGAATGGCTACGACTTACCGGAAAAACTCCCTGAAAGCTTAATGCCCAAACTGATTGATTTGGAGGATTCAGCAG ACGTTGGGGATCAGCCAGGTGAGGTAGGTTATTCAGGCTCTCCTGCAGAAGCACCTCCAAGCAAGTCTCCATCAATGCCGTCACTAAACCAGACTTGGCCTGAGCTGAATCAGAGCAGTGAG CAGTGGGAGACATTTAGTGAACGCTCTTCAAGCTCACAAACTCTGACCCAATTTGATTCTAACATTGCACCAGCTGATCCT GATACTGCTATTGTTCATCCAGTTCCCATTCGTATGACTCCAAGCAAAATCCACATGCAGGAAATGGAACTTAAAAGAACTGGCAGTG ATCATACTAATCCCACTAGCCCATTACTTGTGAAAACATCTGacctttcagaagaaaataagataaattcatcagtgaaatttGCTTCTGGAAATACTGTAG CAGATGGTTACAGTAGTTCAGACTCTTTTACTTCGGATCCAGAACAGATTGGGAACAATGTAACTCGTCAGAG GTCTCATTCAGGAATGTCACCTGATAACACTGCACCACCACCTCCGCCTCCAAGGCCTCAGCCCTCTCATTCTAGATCGTCATCTTTAGATATGAATCGGACCTTTTCAGTCACCACAG aCTTGTGTGTTCACACAGGACAGCAACAGGCTGGAGTTGTTGCCCAACCTCCTGCAGTGCCTCCAAGACCACAGCCCTCACAG GCTCCTGGTCCCGTTGTGCATCGCCCAGTGGATGCCGATGGCCTAATAACTCACACTAGTACCTCACCTCAGCAGATACCAGAACAACCAAATTTTGCAGATTTCAGCCAATTTGAAGTATTTGCTGCATCAAATGTAAATGAAGAACAAGATGATGAAGCCGAGAAACATCCAGAGGTCTTGCCG GTTGAAAAAGCTTCTGATCCTGCAAGTTCTCTTCGAGTTGCCAAAACAGATAGTAAAATTGAAGAAAAGACAGCTGCTAGCGCTCCCGCCAATGTG AGCAAAGGCACAACACCTCTTGCTCCACCACCTAAACCTGTTCGAAGGAGATTAAAATCAGAAGATGAATTAAGGCCAGAAGTTGATGAACATACACAAAAGACAGGTGTCCTAGCTGCTGTTCTTGCATCACAACCTTCTATTCCTAG gTCTGTTGGAAAAGATAAGAAAGCTATTCAGGCGTCAATTAGACGCAATAAGGAAACCAACACAGTTTTGGCCAGATTGAATAGTGAATTGCAGCAACAATTAAAG
- the REPS1 gene encoding ralBP1-associated Eps domain-containing protein 1 isoform X2, with product MEGLTLSDAEQKYYSDLFSYCDSESTKKVAAHGRVLELFRAAQLPSDVVHQIMELCGATRLGYFGRSQFYIALKLVAVAQSGFPLRVESINTVKDLPLPRFVASKNDQESRHAASYSSDSENQGSYSGVIPPPPGRGQVKKVSTSHDTVQPRTSADQQEPVSPVVSPQQSPPTSPHTWRKHSRHPSGGNSERPLAGPGPFWSPFGEAQSGSSSGDAVWSGHSPPPPQENWVSFADTPPTSTLLTMHPASVQDQTTVRTVASATTANEIRRQSSSYDDPWKITDEQRQYYVNQFKTIQPDLNGFIPGSAAKEFFTKSKLPILELSHIWELSDFDKDGALTLDEFCAAFHLVVARKNGYDLPEKLPESLMPKLIDLEDSADVGDQPGEVGYSGSPAEAPPSKSPSMPSLNQTWPELNQSSEQWETFSERSSSSQTLTQFDSNIAPADPDTAIVHPVPIRMTPSKIHMQEMELKRTGSDHTNPTSPLLVKTSDLSEENKINSSVKFASGNTVDGYSSSDSFTSDPEQIGNNVTRQRSHSGMSPDNTAPPPPPPRPQPSHSRSSSLDMNRTFSVTTDLCVHTGQQQAGVVAQPPAVPPRPQPSQAPGPVVHRPVDADGLITHTSTSPQQIPEQPNFADFSQFEVFAASNVNEEQDDEAEKHPEVLPVEKASDPASSLRVAKTDSKIEEKTAASAPANVSKGTTPLAPPPKPVRRRLKSEDELRPEVDEHTQKTGVLAAVLASQPSIPRSVGKDKKAIQASIRRNKETNTVLARLNSELQQQLKDVLEERISLEVQLEQLRPFSHL from the exons ATTATGGAGCTTTGTGGTGCAACTAGACTTGGTTATTTTGGAAGAAGTCAGTTCTATATTGCTTTGAAACTTGTAGCTGTTGCCCAGTCTGGCTTTCCTTTAAGAGTGGAAAGTATAAATACAG TAAAGGACCTTCCTCTGCCAAGATTTGTTGCTTCAAAGAATGACCAGGAATCTCGTCATGCAGCCTCATATTCTTCAGATTCTGAAAATCAAGGGTCTTATTCTGGTGTAATTCCCCCACCACCGGGCAGGGGGCAAGTGAAAAAGGTATCCACAAGCCATGATACTGTCCAGCCTCGTACATCTGCAGATCAGCAG GAACCTGTATCCCCAGTAGTTTCGCCACAGCAGTCTCCACCAACTTCTCCACACACATGGAGGAAGCACAGCCGCCATCCCAGTGGAGgaaacagtgagaggcctctTGCAGGACCTGGGCCATTTTGGTCTCCCTTTGGTGAAGCACAATCAg GTTCTTCTTCTGGTGACGCAGTATGGTCAGGGCACTCTCCACCTCCACCTCAAGAAAATTGGGTCAGTTTTGCAGATACCCCACCAACCAGTACTCTTTTAACCATGCATCCTGCTTCTGTCCAG GACCAGACAACAGTACGAACTGTAGCATCAGCTACAACTGCCAATGAAATTCGTAGGCAATCCAGTAGTTATGACGATCCCTGGAAAATAACAGATGAACAAAGACAGTATTATGTAAATCAATTTAAAACCATTCAGCCTGATCTAAACGGATTTATTCCAG GATCTGCAGCTAAAGAGTTTTTTACAAAATCAAAACTTCCTATTCTTGAACTTTCTCATATTTG GGAGCTCTCAGACTTTGATAAAGATGGAGCCTTGACACTGGATGAGTTTTGTGCTGCTTTTCATCTGGTAGTTGCTAGGAAGAATGGCTACGACTTACCGGAAAAACTCCCTGAAAGCTTAATGCCCAAACTGATTGATTTGGAGGATTCAGCAG ACGTTGGGGATCAGCCAGGTGAGGTAGGTTATTCAGGCTCTCCTGCAGAAGCACCTCCAAGCAAGTCTCCATCAATGCCGTCACTAAACCAGACTTGGCCTGAGCTGAATCAGAGCAGTGAG CAGTGGGAGACATTTAGTGAACGCTCTTCAAGCTCACAAACTCTGACCCAATTTGATTCTAACATTGCACCAGCTGATCCT GATACTGCTATTGTTCATCCAGTTCCCATTCGTATGACTCCAAGCAAAATCCACATGCAGGAAATGGAACTTAAAAGAACTGGCAGTG ATCATACTAATCCCACTAGCCCATTACTTGTGAAAACATCTGacctttcagaagaaaataagataaattcatcagtgaaatttGCTTCTGGAAATACTGTAG ATGGTTACAGTAGTTCAGACTCTTTTACTTCGGATCCAGAACAGATTGGGAACAATGTAACTCGTCAGAG GTCTCATTCAGGAATGTCACCTGATAACACTGCACCACCACCTCCGCCTCCAAGGCCTCAGCCCTCTCATTCTAGATCGTCATCTTTAGATATGAATCGGACCTTTTCAGTCACCACAG aCTTGTGTGTTCACACAGGACAGCAACAGGCTGGAGTTGTTGCCCAACCTCCTGCAGTGCCTCCAAGACCACAGCCCTCACAG GCTCCTGGTCCCGTTGTGCATCGCCCAGTGGATGCCGATGGCCTAATAACTCACACTAGTACCTCACCTCAGCAGATACCAGAACAACCAAATTTTGCAGATTTCAGCCAATTTGAAGTATTTGCTGCATCAAATGTAAATGAAGAACAAGATGATGAAGCCGAGAAACATCCAGAGGTCTTGCCG GTTGAAAAAGCTTCTGATCCTGCAAGTTCTCTTCGAGTTGCCAAAACAGATAGTAAAATTGAAGAAAAGACAGCTGCTAGCGCTCCCGCCAATGTG AGCAAAGGCACAACACCTCTTGCTCCACCACCTAAACCTGTTCGAAGGAGATTAAAATCAGAAGATGAATTAAGGCCAGAAGTTGATGAACATACACAAAAGACAGGTGTCCTAGCTGCTGTTCTTGCATCACAACCTTCTATTCCTAG gTCTGTTGGAAAAGATAAGAAAGCTATTCAGGCGTCAATTAGACGCAATAAGGAAACCAACACAGTTTTGGCCAGATTGAATAGTGAATTGCAGCAACAATTAAAG
- the REPS1 gene encoding ralBP1-associated Eps domain-containing protein 1 isoform X3 produces the protein MEGLTLSDAEQKYYSDLFSYCDSESTKKVAAHGRVLELFRAAQLPSDVVHQIMELCGATRLGYFGRSQFYIALKLVAVAQSGFPLRVESINTVKDLPLPRFVASKNDQESRHAASYSSDSENQGSYSGVIPPPPGRGQVKKVSTSHDTVQPRTSADQQEPVSPVVSPQQSPPTSPHTWRKHSRHPSGGNSERPLAGPGPFWSPFGEAQSGSSSGDAVWSGHSPPPPQENWVSFADTPPTSTLLTMHPASVQDQTTVRTVASATTANEIRRQSSSYDDPWKITDEQRQYYVNQFKTIQPDLNGFIPGSAAKEFFTKSKLPILELSHIWELSDFDKDGALTLDEFCAAFHLVVARKNGYDLPEKLPESLMPKLIDLEDSADVGDQPGEVGYSGSPAEAPPSKSPSMPSLNQTWPELNQSSEQWETFSERSSSSQTLTQFDSNIAPADPDTAIVHPVPIRMTPSKIHMQEMELKRTGSDHTNPTSPLLVKTSDLSEENKINSSVKFASGNTVADGYSSSDSFTSDPEQIGNNVTRQRSHSGMSPDNTAPPPPPPRPQPSHSRSSSLDMNRTFSVTTGQQQAGVVAQPPAVPPRPQPSQAPGPVVHRPVDADGLITHTSTSPQQIPEQPNFADFSQFEVFAASNVNEEQDDEAEKHPEVLPVEKASDPASSLRVAKTDSKIEEKTAASAPANVSKGTTPLAPPPKPVRRRLKSEDELRPEVDEHTQKTGVLAAVLASQPSIPRSVGKDKKAIQASIRRNKETNTVLARLNSELQQQLKDVLEERISLEVQLEQLRPFSHL, from the exons ATTATGGAGCTTTGTGGTGCAACTAGACTTGGTTATTTTGGAAGAAGTCAGTTCTATATTGCTTTGAAACTTGTAGCTGTTGCCCAGTCTGGCTTTCCTTTAAGAGTGGAAAGTATAAATACAG TAAAGGACCTTCCTCTGCCAAGATTTGTTGCTTCAAAGAATGACCAGGAATCTCGTCATGCAGCCTCATATTCTTCAGATTCTGAAAATCAAGGGTCTTATTCTGGTGTAATTCCCCCACCACCGGGCAGGGGGCAAGTGAAAAAGGTATCCACAAGCCATGATACTGTCCAGCCTCGTACATCTGCAGATCAGCAG GAACCTGTATCCCCAGTAGTTTCGCCACAGCAGTCTCCACCAACTTCTCCACACACATGGAGGAAGCACAGCCGCCATCCCAGTGGAGgaaacagtgagaggcctctTGCAGGACCTGGGCCATTTTGGTCTCCCTTTGGTGAAGCACAATCAg GTTCTTCTTCTGGTGACGCAGTATGGTCAGGGCACTCTCCACCTCCACCTCAAGAAAATTGGGTCAGTTTTGCAGATACCCCACCAACCAGTACTCTTTTAACCATGCATCCTGCTTCTGTCCAG GACCAGACAACAGTACGAACTGTAGCATCAGCTACAACTGCCAATGAAATTCGTAGGCAATCCAGTAGTTATGACGATCCCTGGAAAATAACAGATGAACAAAGACAGTATTATGTAAATCAATTTAAAACCATTCAGCCTGATCTAAACGGATTTATTCCAG GATCTGCAGCTAAAGAGTTTTTTACAAAATCAAAACTTCCTATTCTTGAACTTTCTCATATTTG GGAGCTCTCAGACTTTGATAAAGATGGAGCCTTGACACTGGATGAGTTTTGTGCTGCTTTTCATCTGGTAGTTGCTAGGAAGAATGGCTACGACTTACCGGAAAAACTCCCTGAAAGCTTAATGCCCAAACTGATTGATTTGGAGGATTCAGCAG ACGTTGGGGATCAGCCAGGTGAGGTAGGTTATTCAGGCTCTCCTGCAGAAGCACCTCCAAGCAAGTCTCCATCAATGCCGTCACTAAACCAGACTTGGCCTGAGCTGAATCAGAGCAGTGAG CAGTGGGAGACATTTAGTGAACGCTCTTCAAGCTCACAAACTCTGACCCAATTTGATTCTAACATTGCACCAGCTGATCCT GATACTGCTATTGTTCATCCAGTTCCCATTCGTATGACTCCAAGCAAAATCCACATGCAGGAAATGGAACTTAAAAGAACTGGCAGTG ATCATACTAATCCCACTAGCCCATTACTTGTGAAAACATCTGacctttcagaagaaaataagataaattcatcagtgaaatttGCTTCTGGAAATACTGTAG CAGATGGTTACAGTAGTTCAGACTCTTTTACTTCGGATCCAGAACAGATTGGGAACAATGTAACTCGTCAGAG GTCTCATTCAGGAATGTCACCTGATAACACTGCACCACCACCTCCGCCTCCAAGGCCTCAGCCCTCTCATTCTAGATCGTCATCTTTAGATATGAATCGGACCTTTTCAGTCACCACAG GACAGCAACAGGCTGGAGTTGTTGCCCAACCTCCTGCAGTGCCTCCAAGACCACAGCCCTCACAG GCTCCTGGTCCCGTTGTGCATCGCCCAGTGGATGCCGATGGCCTAATAACTCACACTAGTACCTCACCTCAGCAGATACCAGAACAACCAAATTTTGCAGATTTCAGCCAATTTGAAGTATTTGCTGCATCAAATGTAAATGAAGAACAAGATGATGAAGCCGAGAAACATCCAGAGGTCTTGCCG GTTGAAAAAGCTTCTGATCCTGCAAGTTCTCTTCGAGTTGCCAAAACAGATAGTAAAATTGAAGAAAAGACAGCTGCTAGCGCTCCCGCCAATGTG AGCAAAGGCACAACACCTCTTGCTCCACCACCTAAACCTGTTCGAAGGAGATTAAAATCAGAAGATGAATTAAGGCCAGAAGTTGATGAACATACACAAAAGACAGGTGTCCTAGCTGCTGTTCTTGCATCACAACCTTCTATTCCTAG gTCTGTTGGAAAAGATAAGAAAGCTATTCAGGCGTCAATTAGACGCAATAAGGAAACCAACACAGTTTTGGCCAGATTGAATAGTGAATTGCAGCAACAATTAAAG
- the REPS1 gene encoding ralBP1-associated Eps domain-containing protein 1 isoform X4, with protein MEGLTLSDAEQKYYSDLFSYCDSESTKKVAAHGRVLELFRAAQLPSDVVHQIMELCGATRLGYFGRSQFYIALKLVAVAQSGFPLRVESINTVKDLPLPRFVASKNDQESRHAASYSSDSENQGSYSGVIPPPPGRGQVKKVSTSHDTVQPRTSADQQEPVSPVVSPQQSPPTSPHTWRKHSRHPSGGNSERPLAGPGPFWSPFGEAQSGSSSGDAVWSGHSPPPPQENWVSFADTPPTSTLLTMHPASVQDQTTVRTVASATTANEIRRQSSSYDDPWKITDEQRQYYVNQFKTIQPDLNGFIPGSAAKEFFTKSKLPILELSHIWELSDFDKDGALTLDEFCAAFHLVVARKNGYDLPEKLPESLMPKLIDLEDSADVGDQPGEVGYSGSPAEAPPSKSPSMPSLNQTWPELNQSSEQWETFSERSSSSQTLTQFDSNIAPADPDTAIVHPVPIRMTPSKIHMQEMELKRTGSDHTNPTSPLLVKTSDLSEENKINSSVKFASGNTVDGYSSSDSFTSDPEQIGNNVTRQRSHSGMSPDNTAPPPPPPRPQPSHSRSSSLDMNRTFSVTTGQQQAGVVAQPPAVPPRPQPSQAPGPVVHRPVDADGLITHTSTSPQQIPEQPNFADFSQFEVFAASNVNEEQDDEAEKHPEVLPVEKASDPASSLRVAKTDSKIEEKTAASAPANVSKGTTPLAPPPKPVRRRLKSEDELRPEVDEHTQKTGVLAAVLASQPSIPRSVGKDKKAIQASIRRNKETNTVLARLNSELQQQLKDVLEERISLEVQLEQLRPFSHL; from the exons ATTATGGAGCTTTGTGGTGCAACTAGACTTGGTTATTTTGGAAGAAGTCAGTTCTATATTGCTTTGAAACTTGTAGCTGTTGCCCAGTCTGGCTTTCCTTTAAGAGTGGAAAGTATAAATACAG TAAAGGACCTTCCTCTGCCAAGATTTGTTGCTTCAAAGAATGACCAGGAATCTCGTCATGCAGCCTCATATTCTTCAGATTCTGAAAATCAAGGGTCTTATTCTGGTGTAATTCCCCCACCACCGGGCAGGGGGCAAGTGAAAAAGGTATCCACAAGCCATGATACTGTCCAGCCTCGTACATCTGCAGATCAGCAG GAACCTGTATCCCCAGTAGTTTCGCCACAGCAGTCTCCACCAACTTCTCCACACACATGGAGGAAGCACAGCCGCCATCCCAGTGGAGgaaacagtgagaggcctctTGCAGGACCTGGGCCATTTTGGTCTCCCTTTGGTGAAGCACAATCAg GTTCTTCTTCTGGTGACGCAGTATGGTCAGGGCACTCTCCACCTCCACCTCAAGAAAATTGGGTCAGTTTTGCAGATACCCCACCAACCAGTACTCTTTTAACCATGCATCCTGCTTCTGTCCAG GACCAGACAACAGTACGAACTGTAGCATCAGCTACAACTGCCAATGAAATTCGTAGGCAATCCAGTAGTTATGACGATCCCTGGAAAATAACAGATGAACAAAGACAGTATTATGTAAATCAATTTAAAACCATTCAGCCTGATCTAAACGGATTTATTCCAG GATCTGCAGCTAAAGAGTTTTTTACAAAATCAAAACTTCCTATTCTTGAACTTTCTCATATTTG GGAGCTCTCAGACTTTGATAAAGATGGAGCCTTGACACTGGATGAGTTTTGTGCTGCTTTTCATCTGGTAGTTGCTAGGAAGAATGGCTACGACTTACCGGAAAAACTCCCTGAAAGCTTAATGCCCAAACTGATTGATTTGGAGGATTCAGCAG ACGTTGGGGATCAGCCAGGTGAGGTAGGTTATTCAGGCTCTCCTGCAGAAGCACCTCCAAGCAAGTCTCCATCAATGCCGTCACTAAACCAGACTTGGCCTGAGCTGAATCAGAGCAGTGAG CAGTGGGAGACATTTAGTGAACGCTCTTCAAGCTCACAAACTCTGACCCAATTTGATTCTAACATTGCACCAGCTGATCCT GATACTGCTATTGTTCATCCAGTTCCCATTCGTATGACTCCAAGCAAAATCCACATGCAGGAAATGGAACTTAAAAGAACTGGCAGTG ATCATACTAATCCCACTAGCCCATTACTTGTGAAAACATCTGacctttcagaagaaaataagataaattcatcagtgaaatttGCTTCTGGAAATACTGTAG ATGGTTACAGTAGTTCAGACTCTTTTACTTCGGATCCAGAACAGATTGGGAACAATGTAACTCGTCAGAG GTCTCATTCAGGAATGTCACCTGATAACACTGCACCACCACCTCCGCCTCCAAGGCCTCAGCCCTCTCATTCTAGATCGTCATCTTTAGATATGAATCGGACCTTTTCAGTCACCACAG GACAGCAACAGGCTGGAGTTGTTGCCCAACCTCCTGCAGTGCCTCCAAGACCACAGCCCTCACAG GCTCCTGGTCCCGTTGTGCATCGCCCAGTGGATGCCGATGGCCTAATAACTCACACTAGTACCTCACCTCAGCAGATACCAGAACAACCAAATTTTGCAGATTTCAGCCAATTTGAAGTATTTGCTGCATCAAATGTAAATGAAGAACAAGATGATGAAGCCGAGAAACATCCAGAGGTCTTGCCG GTTGAAAAAGCTTCTGATCCTGCAAGTTCTCTTCGAGTTGCCAAAACAGATAGTAAAATTGAAGAAAAGACAGCTGCTAGCGCTCCCGCCAATGTG AGCAAAGGCACAACACCTCTTGCTCCACCACCTAAACCTGTTCGAAGGAGATTAAAATCAGAAGATGAATTAAGGCCAGAAGTTGATGAACATACACAAAAGACAGGTGTCCTAGCTGCTGTTCTTGCATCACAACCTTCTATTCCTAG gTCTGTTGGAAAAGATAAGAAAGCTATTCAGGCGTCAATTAGACGCAATAAGGAAACCAACACAGTTTTGGCCAGATTGAATAGTGAATTGCAGCAACAATTAAAG